One genomic segment of Musa acuminata AAA Group cultivar baxijiao chromosome BXJ3-3, Cavendish_Baxijiao_AAA, whole genome shotgun sequence includes these proteins:
- the LOC103977338 gene encoding glutamate receptor 2.7-like: MGSTSISMAVEDFYAMHGNYTSRIVFHTKDSKSDVIQAASAALDLIENSEVEVIIGPQKSSQAAFVAELGDRSQVPIISFSATSPTLTSSLIPYFVRTTLNDSSQVNSISSIIKAYGWREVVLIYEDTDYGRGVIPILVNALQGIDTRVPYHSVIPVSATDDQIMEELYKLMTMQTRIFIVHVSSFMGSRLFLNAKEAGMMTGGFVWIMSDGLANIIDSLDPSVIESMQGTLGVKLYVPKTRKLDDFTTRWKRRFQQDHPNDQQAELSIFALWAYDTVWAVAMAAEKIGIKVASFRKPRIVPNSTVLETLGASMNGPKLLKAILESRFKGLSGEFYLIDRQLRSSIFQIINVVGKGERGIGFWTPEYGISKQLNNTKGYSTLITDLNTVIWPGDYNAVPKGWEIPVSGKKLRIGVPVTQGFPHLMNVETDPVTNSTMGNGYCIDVFETVIKKLRYSIPYEYIPFKTIQGELGGSYNDLTYQVYLQKYDAVVGDVTIRHNRSLYVDFTLPFTESGVSMIVPVTDGTKKNAWVFLKPLTLDMWLGSLAFVIYTGFVIWVMEHRINTDFRGPFSQQLGTIFFFSFSTLVFSHREKIENILSKFVVIVWVFVVLVLTSSYTASLTSMLTVQQLQPTVTDVHELLKHGDYVGYHKGSFVEGLLKQLNFDESKLRAYETTGEYFEALSKGSQNGGVSAIVHEIPYIKLFLAEHCTGFTMIGPIYKTAGFGFVFPKGSPLVPDVSRAILNLTDGDSILQIERKWFGDQNACLKQGSIISSDNLSFRNFWGLFMITGVVSTCALFIFLLMFLHKNWHELKGIDSNKPIWQRIGSWARYYNNKDMDSYTFRADGPYNTSPATNSKYGDVADPEATTCENSPNQQGFLMTDSDATHYPLVEESSSGEITRIAA, translated from the exons ATGGGTTCTACCAGTATTTCCATGGCAGTTGAGGACTTCTATGCCATGCATGGGAACTACACTTCCAGGATAGTTTTCCACACCAAGGATTCCAAGAGTGATGTGATCCAAGCTGCATCAGCAG CTCTGGATTTGATAGAGAACTCTGAGGTGGAAGTCATcataggaccccagaaatcctctCAAGCAGCTTTTGTTGCGGAGCTTGGTGACAGAAGTCAGGTTCCAATTATCTCTTTTTCTGCAACAAGCCCCACACTGACCTCCTCCCTTATCCCATACTTTGTCAGAACAACATTGAATGACTCATCTCAGGTGAACAGCATCTCCTCCATTATCAAGGCTTATGGATGGAGAGAGGTGGTATTGATTTATGAGGACACTGACTATGGTAGGGGTGTTATACCTATCCTGGTAAATGCCTTGCAAGGAATAGATACACGTGTACCCTATCACAGTGTCATACCAGTATCAGCAACCGATGATCAAATCATGGAAGAACTTTACAAACTGATGACCATGCAAACAAGGATCTTCATTGTGCACGTGTCATCTTTTATGGGTTCCCGTCTCTTTTTAAATGCTAAGGAGGCAGGGATGATGACTGGAGGGTTTGTGTGGATAATGAGTGATGGTCTCGCAAACATCATAGACTCACTTGACCCTTCTGTCATTGAATCAATGCAGGGCACCTTAGGGGTGAAGTTGTATGTACCCAAGACAAGAAAACTTGATGATTTCACTACCAGATGGAAGCGGAGATTTCAGCAAGATCATCCCAATGATCAGCAAGCCGAATTGAGCATATTTGCACTATGGGCTTATGATACAGTTTGGGCCGTGGCAATGGCAGCTGAGAAGATCGGTATCAAAGTTGCTAGCTTTAGAAAGCCGAGAATTGTCCCAAACTCAACAGTCTTGGAAACGTTAGGAGCTTCGATGAATGGTCCAAAGCTTTTGAAAGCAATACTGGAGAGTAGATTTAAAGGTTTAAGTGGTGAGTTTTATCTCATCGATAGACAATTGCGATCCTCTATATTCCAAATAATTAATGTGGTTGGTAAAGGAGAAAGAGGGATAGGCTTTTGGACCCCAGAATATGGAATCTCAAAACAGCTGAATAATACTAAAGGGTATTCAACCTTGATTACTGATCTGAATACTGTGATCTGGCCAGGGGACTACAATGCAGTGCCAAAGGGATGGGAGATTCCGGTAAGTGGAAAGAAGCTAAGGATTGGAGTTCCAGTCACCCAAGGATTTCCTCATCTCATGAATGTAGAAACAGATCCTGTTACAAATTCAACCATGGGAAATGGATATTGCATCGATGTTTTTGAAACAGTAATAAAGAAGTTACGCTACTCTATTCCTTATGAGTATATTCCATTTAAGACTATACAAGGGGAGCTAGGAGGTTCATATAATGATCTCACCTACCAAGTCTATCTTCAG AAATATGACGCTGTGGTGGGGGATGTAACAATCAGACACAATAGATCTTTGTACGTGGATTTCACATTGCCATTTACCGAATCAGGTGTATCAATGATAGTTCCCGTTACAGATGGTACAAAGAAGAATGCATGGGTTTTCTTAAAGCCATTGACTCTGGATATGTGGCTGGGAAGTTTGGCATTTGTCATCTACACAGGCTTTGTCATTTGGGTCATGGAGCACAGGATAAACACTGATTTCAGGGGACCCTTCTCCCAGCAGCTTGGGAccatctttttcttctctttctcgaCACTAGTCTTCTCGCACA GAGAGAAGATAGAGAATATCTTATCTAAGTTTGTTGTAATTGTATGGGTATTCGTGGTGTTGGTACTCACATCAAGCTACACTGCTAGCTTGACGTCAATGCTCACAGTGCAACAGCTTCAACCAACAGTGACTGATGTGCATGAGCTCCTTAAGCATGGGGACTATGTCGGATATCATAAAGGATCATTTGTGGAAGGTCTTTTGAAGCAACTAAACTTTGATGAGTCAAAGTTGAGGGCCTATGAGACAACTGGGGAATATTTTGAGGCCCTCTCAAAGGGAAGTCAGAATGGTGGTGTTTCAGCTATTGTCCATGAAATTCCATACATCAAGCTATTTCTTGCAGAGCACTGCACGGGATTTACTATGATTGGACCGATTTATAAGACTGCAGGATTTGGATTT GTATTTCCCAAAGGTTCCCCTCTGGTTCCTGATGTTTCAAGGGCAATCCTGAATTTGACTGATGGAGACAGCATCCTACAGATAGAGAGGAAATGGTTTGGGGATCAGAATGCTTGTCTAAAACAAGGTAGCATTATCAGCTCAGATAATCTTAGTTTCCGTAACTTCTGGGGACTCTTTATGATCACTGGAGTGGTATCGACTTGTGCCCTCTTCATATTCTTACTTATGTTCCTCCATAAGAATTGGCATGAACTAAAAGGTATTGATTCCAATAAGCCAATCTGGCAAAGAATTGGATCTTGGGCAAGATACTACAACAACAAGGACATGGACTCTTACACATTTCGGGCTGATGGACCTTATAATACATCTCCTGCTACCAACAGTAAGTATGGAGATGTGGCAGACCCTGAAGCCACAACCTGTGAGAACTCACCGAATCAACAAGGTTTTCTTATGACTGACTCGGATGCAACCCATTACCCCCTAGTGGAAGAAAGCTCCTCTGGAGAGATTACCAGGATAGCTGCATAA
- the LOC103976899 gene encoding cyclic nucleotide-gated ion channel 17 — protein MFGSRRVDDEMEVKKERAVRFYPNDKQNPAKSTYQGLKPDGYISSRVGNFNTGKSIVFAEDHEPWRKRILDPGSDIALKWNRIFLISSLVTLFIDPLYFYLPKVELETSNNSTCMKMDENVSVAVTVFRTLADLFYILHIVIKFRTAYVAPSSRVFGRGELVMDPKRIAMRYLKSDFIIDLAAALPLPQILIWSVIRNSGADHNNNALALIVLVQYIPRLYLIFPLSCQIVKADGVVTKTAWAGAAYNLLLYMIASHVLGASWYLLSVERQTTCWKSECMKENGTDGPSCVPSFLDCSSFNESVSHNWANLTNVFHNCDPSNDNITFKYGIFESALTNGVLSTAFIKKYFYCLWWGLQNLSSYGQTLTTSTFIGETLFAILIAILGLVLFAHLIGNMQTYLQSITVRLEEWRLKRRDTEEWMRHRQLPHDLRDRVRRFVQYKWLATRGVDEESILQALPADLRRDIQRHLCLDLVRRVPFFSQMDDQLLDAICERLVSSLCTEGTYIVREGDPVTEMLFIIRGRLESSTTNGGRTGFFNSIALRPGDFCGEELLAWALLPKVTVNLPSSTRTVRALVEVEAFALRAEDLKFVANQFRRLHSRKLQHTFRLHSHHWRTWAACFIEAAWRRYKRRKMAKDLSMRESFNSQTDEQTAEETVLEEDEVNTYSTSTSQPKQNLGATILASKFAATTRKGAQKIKLQKPEEPDFSTDPYD, from the exons ATGTTTGGGTCGAGGAGGGTTGACGACGAGATGGAAGTTAAGAAGGAGCGGGCCGTAAG GTTCTATCCTAATGACAAGCAAAACCCAGCTAAATCCACGTACCAAGGACTGAAGCCTGATGGTTACATATCCAGTAGAGTTGGTAATTTCAACACCGGGAAGTCCATAGTATTTGCCGAGGACCACGAGCCTTGGAGGAAGCGCATACTTGATCCAGGAAGTGACATTGCATTGAAATGGAATCGGATTTTCCTCATCTCAAGCTTGGTCACTCTGTTCATAGATCCATTGTATTTCTATTTGCCTAAAGTTGAACTCGAGACAAGCAACAATAGTACATGTATGAAGATGGATGAGAACGTAAGTGTAGCTGTGACCGTTTTCCGGACGCTTGCTGATCTATTTTACATACTACACATAGTGATAAAGTTTCGGACTGCATATGTGGCCCCAAGCTCAAGAGTGTTTGGACGAGGGGAGCTTGTTATGGACCCTAAAAGAATTGCTATGAGATATCTGAAATCAGACTTCATTATAGATCTAGCAGCTGCTCTTCCTCTGCCGCAG ATTCTTATTTGGTCGGTTATTAGGAACTCAGGAGCTGATCACAACAATAACGCCCTTGCTTTGATTGTTCTTGTACAATACATACCAAGGCTTTATCTCATATTTCCTTTAAGTTGTCAAATAGTCAAAGCTGATGGTGTTGTCACGAAAACTGCTTGGGCTGGTGCTGCATATAATCTACTCCTTTACATGATTGCTAGTCAT GTTTTAGGAGCTTCATGGTACTTACTGTCAGTTGAACGTCAGACAACAtgttggaaatcagaatgcatgaAGGAAAATGGCACTGATGGGCCATCTTGTGTTCCTAGTTTTTTGGATTGTAGCTCCTTCAATGAATCAGTTAGTCACAATTGGGCTAACCTTACAAATGTGTTCCACAATTGTGATCCTAGCAATGATAATATCACTTTCAAGTATGGTATTTTTGAAAGTGCATTAACAAATGGAGTTCTCTCTACAGCTTTCATCAAAAAGTACTTCTATTGTCTTTGGTGGGGTTTGCAAAACCTGAG TTCCTATGGTCAGACTTTGACAACAAGCACTTTCATTGGGGAGACATTGTTTGCTATACTCATCGCTATTCTTGGACTAGTTCTATTTGCACACTTGATCGGAAATATGCAG ACATATCTGCAATCCATAACTGTAAGACTTGAAGAGTGGAGACTGAAGCGGAGAGATACAGAAGAGTGGATGAGGCATCGCCAACTTCCTCATGATCTGCGGGATAGGGTTAGACGATTTGTTCAATATAAATGGCTTGCTACACGTGGAGTGGATGAAGAATCTATATTGCAGGCTTTACCTGCAGATCTTCGTCGAGATATCCAACGTCATCTATGTTTGGATCTTGTTCGACGG GTCCCTTTTTTCTCACAGATGGATGATCAACTTCTAGATGCCATATGTGAGCGTCTCGTATCCTCTTTATGCACAGAAGGCACCTACATTGTTCGAGAAGGCGATCCTGTGACGGAAATGCTTTTCATTATCCGTGGCAGATTGGAGAGCTCTACTACTAATGGAGGCCGAACAGGTTTCTTCAATTCCATAGCACTCAGACCTGGTGATTTCTGCGGTGAGGAACTCCTTGCTTGGGCTCTTCTTCCAAAGGTCACGGTGAACTTGCCTTCCTCCACAAGAACTGTAAGAGCACTTGTCGAAGTCGAGGCCTTTGCTTTACGGGCAGAGGACCTCAAGTTTGTTGCAAATCAATTTCGGCGTCTCCACAGCAGAAAGCTGCAGCATACTTTCCGGTTACATTCTCATCACTGGAGAACATGGGCTGCCTGCTTCATTGAGGCAGCTTGGCGCCGCTACAAGAGGAGAAAGATGGCAAAGGATTTGAGCATGAGAGAGTCATTCAACTCCCAGACAGATGAGCAGACTGCTGAGGAGACAGTGCTGGAAGAAGATGAAGTAAACACATATTCCACAAGTACTTCTCAACCAAAACAAAATCTTGGGGCCACAATTCTAGCTTCTAAGTTTGCTGCAACCACTAGAAAGGGAGCTCAGAAGATCAAGTTACAGAAGCCAGAGGAGCCCGACTTCTCCACAGACCCTTATGATTAG
- the LOC135632963 gene encoding protein SMAX1-like, with product MRTEVATIQQMLTPEAAAVLMRSVEEARRRRHGQTTPLHVAANLLAAPSGLLRRACAVSHPLLSSSSHPLHCRALELCFSVALDRLPASASSSSADAEQPPLSNALVAAVKRAQAHQRRGCPEQQQQQPPLLAVKVELGHLVVSVLDDPSVSRVMREAGFSSPAVKAAIEHSLFSDSDAAAASPSLPGTRNVYISPRLQQKQGRSRPDAKKREEVKKVLDIMTRVKKRNPVLVGDFEAASVMEEVLTMIEKEELGMDNPATLRLAQVVSLEKEFSSSERSLIPRKINELYGTLEHVIRARSTNGGMAGLVLDLGDLKWLVESPGGSGASSVQQMARAALTEMGRLLSKLREGDGSRGRVWVVGTATCATYLRCQVYHPTMEGDWDLQAVPIPPRSPPLAGLFPRSGGNDSASSSIMAAGTAAIVLTRPLESGSCSQPAALCQLCMAGYQHELAKLVPNESEGRSSKPGQQSKGSLPRWLQIAVPSRTPASDHHLQIEEQELLQKEKAEELLRKWCGRCTRLHMNLRANVITSGRTPAPSLPMLISRSCTNLPQQHLEPTPTRNDGDGSLKPNSLEDHISPVKTDLVLGLSRPLSAPLQKPHDERTVALSKRSWDQFSDQQSKTITGIPDADSLKRISNGLTKAVSWQPEAASAIAAAVVRFKSGNGKRRSVGTRAGSWLLFTGPDKVGKRKMAAALSELMFNAAPVRINLGSPSSADGDDGEMDVKTLLDQIAEAIQQNPCSIIVLEDIDHADDLVRGTIKRAIESGRLLDSRGREVNHGGIIFILISDRWPDNLRNSEDCHLQCRGWQLELSFGEKSRKRHPDPPSKNEQPPKQRKQSCSQGLSLDLNLAVSEDDDDGEEGSWNSSDLTVEHEHKYGQLAVDCPTSSSNASELIDIVDEAIVFNPVDFSTLKKTLSESISSTFTRIMGTGRPLRIDEEALDRIVGGVWQSGATTVFDEWTDRVLVPSINQLRSNSEVNNRSTVRLSSVKANNDTNKGGCAGNWLPSSVSIAIHGA from the exons ATGAGGACGGAGGTGGCGACGATACAGCAGATGCTGACGCCGGAGGCGGCAGCGGTTTTGATGCGGTCTGTCGAGGAAGCGCGCCGCCGACGCCACGGCCAGACGACGCCGCTCCACGTGGCAGCCAACCTCCTCGCAGCTCCCTCGGGGCTCCTCCGCCGAGCCTGCGCCGTCTCCCACCCGCTCCTGTCTTCCTCCTCCCACCCCCTTCATTGCCGGGCCCTCGAACTCTGCTTCTCCGTCGCGCTCGATCGCCTCCCGGCTAGTGCCAGTTCAAGCAGCGCCGACGCCGAGCAGCCGCCACTCTCCAACGCGCTGGTTGCGGCAGTCAAGCGCGCCCAGGCCCACCAGCGCCGTGGGTGCcccgagcagcagcagcagcagcccccGCTGCTCGCCGTCAAGGTCGAGCTCGGCCACCTCGTCGTCTCTGTTCTTGATGATCCCTCCGTCAGCCGCGTCATGCGCGAGGCCGGCTTCTCGAGCCCCGCCGTGAAAGCTGCCATCGAGCACTCGCTCTTCTCCGATTCTGACGCTGCCGCCGCTTCGCCGAGCCTTCCGGGCACGAGGAACGTATACATCAGTCCTCGGTTGCAGCAGAAACAGGGGAGGAGCAGGCCGGACgcaaagaagagggaggaggtcAAGAAGGTGTTGGACATAATGACGAGGGTGAAGAAGAGGAACCCGGTTCTCGTCGGCGACTTCGAGGCAGCGTCGGTGATGGAGGAGGTGCTAACGATGATCGAAAAGGAGGAGCTCGGCATGGACAACCCAGCAACTTTACGTTTGGCTCAAGTCGTGTCCTTGGAGAAGGAATTCTCGTCTTCGGAACGAAGCTTGATACCCAGAAAGATCAACGAATTATATGGCACTTTGGAACACGTGATTCGTGCTCGCTCCACCAATGGTGGCATGGCAGGTCTAGTTCTCGATCTGGGGGACTTGAAATGGCTTGTGGAGAGCCCCGGCGGATCCGGTGCAAGCTCGGTTCAGCAGATGGCCCGCGCCGCACTGACGGAGATGGGGCGGCTACTGTCCAAGCTCCGAGAAGGCGACGGAAGCAGAGGCCGAGTTTGGGTGGTCGGGACTGCGACATGCGCGACGTATCTGAGATGCCAAGTCTACCACCCGACGATGGAGGGAGACTGGGACCTCCAGGCCGTGCCCATCCCGCCGAGGTCGCCACCGCTGGCCGGCTTGTTCCCAAG GTCCGGAGGCAATGACAGCGCAAGCAGCTCGATCATGGCAGCTGGTACCGCTGCCATCGTCCTGACTCGACCATTGGAAAGCGGCAGTTGCTCGCAGCCGGCAGCTTTGTGCCAACTTTGCATGGCGGGCTATCAGCATGAGCTTGCCAAGCTCGTACCAAACGAATCAGAGGGCCGCTCTTCAAAGCCCGGACAGCAGTCAAAGGGAAGTCTACCCCGGTGGTTGCAGATCGCGGTTCCCAGCAGGACACCCGCATCCGATCACCACCTTCAG ATCGAGGAGCAGGAGCTTCTTCAGAAGGAAAAGGCTGAAGAGTTGCTGAGGAAATGGTGTGGCAGATGCACTCGCCTCCACATGAATCTTCGTGCAAATGTTATCACCTCTGGAAGAACTCCGGCCCCAAGTCTTCCGATGCTAATCTCGAGAAGCTGCACCAATCTTCCACAGCAGCATCTTGAACCAACTCCAACTCGAAATGACGGTGATGGCAGTCTGAAGCCGAACTCACTGGAAGACCATATAAGCCCGGTGAAGACGGACCTTGTTCTCGGGCTCTCGCGGCCTCTCAGTGCCCCATTGCAGAAACCCCATGACGAGCGCACGGTGGCCTTGTCGAAGAGATCTTGGGATCAATTTAGTGACCAACAAAGCAAAACAATCACAGGTATTCCAGATGCTGATTCCCTGAAGAGGATCTCTAATGGCCTGACCAAGGCCGTCAGCTGGCAGCCGGAGGCCGCCTCTGCCATCGCCGCTGCAGTGGTGCGATTCAAGTCCGGGAATGGTAAGCGGCGCAGCGTTGGGACCAGGGCTGGTTCATGGCTGCTCTTCACTGGACCCGATAAGGTTGGGAAGAGGAAGATGGCTGCTGCCCTGTCGGAGCTCATGTTCAACGCTGCACCGGTCAGAATCAATCTCGGTAGCCCATCGTCCGCTGATGGTGATGATGGAGAAATGGATGTCAAGACTTTGCTGGACCAAATCGCTGAGGCCATCCAGCAGAATCCCTGCTCCATAATTGTGCTCGAAGACATCGATCATGCCGACGATCTCGTAAGGGGGACTATCAAGCGTGCCATCGAAAGCGGTCGACTCCTGGATTCTCGTGGCCGGGAGGTCAACCATGGCGGCATCATCTTCATCCTCATTTCAGATCGGTGGCCTGACAATCTCAGGAACTCAGAGGACTGCCATCTCCAATGCAGAGGGTGGCAACTGGAGCTCTCGTTCGGGGAAAAGAGCAGGAAGCGACATCCCGATCCGCCATCGAAGAATGAGCAGCCGCCGAAACAGAGAAAGCAGTCTTGCAGTCAGGGCCTTTCTCTCGATTTGAATTTGGCTGTCagcgaagatgatgatgatggcgaAGAGGGTTCGTGGAATTCCAGCGACCTCACAGTGGAGCACGAGCACAAGTACGGGCAGCTCGCCGTCGACTGCCCAACATCATCGTCGAATGCCTCTGAGCTAATCGATATAGTGGATGAAGCCATCGTGTTCAACCCCGTAGACTTTAGCACATTGAAGAAGACACTCTCGgagtcaatatcctcaacattcacAAGAATCATGGGCACCGGTCGACCATTACGGATCGATGAGGAGGCACTCGATCGAATAGTTGGCGGGGTTTGGCAAAGCGGAGCCACCACGGTGTTCGACGAATGGACCGACAGGGTACTGGTGCCAAGCATCAATCAACTGAGGAGCAATTCAGAGGTCAACAACCGATCTACGGTACGGCTATCATCGGTGAAGGCGAACAACGATACAAACAAGGGCGGCTGCGCCGGGAATTGGCTGCCGAGCTCCGTCAGCATCGCCATACATGGAGCTTGA
- the LOC103976900 gene encoding uncharacterized protein LOC103976900, producing the protein MGHTVLSPATLPPRIQLQAFKLGLGGREPPARPLRLASRPRFLRGWKPLRLKAVPRAVREEGLSPWDDKPYELLPGGRRSYLDEQDVVSFLNPPKEFIPIDPASYHPAAYLWKKIGDIPEERRHRLLSIVKGRLVSRCWELAGTRYQDAKLAKQSASALLTFENNSTALEFWNCRTSGGPLPVDWLNDFGKVIFHGKDGDTYGRIIIGGSIPFGLGKYYSPLYFKVTPLMEVMSTEQPCDVAYEFGNGLLDPWKIPAGFPKPAEHPWPFNDHLVIYVRHAGPGVMVGQAWQEGKELEQVPKKLCGEILMVKYFAACGQWNEGCAESD; encoded by the exons ATGGGTCACACCGTCCTCTCTCCTGCCACTCTCCCTCCCCGAATCCAACTGCAAGCCTTCAAATTAGGGTTAGGGGGTCGAGAACCGCCGGCTCGTCCTCTTCGTCTCGCTTCGCGCCCGAGATTTCTGCGCGGCTGGAAGCCTCTTCGCCTCAAGGCGGTTCCGCGGGCGGTGCGAGAGGAAGGCTTATCGCCGTGGGACGATAAGCCGTACGAGCTTCTTCCCGGTGGAAGGAGGTCGTACCTTGACGAGCAGGATGTCGTGAGCTTCCTTAACCCACCCAAGGAGTTTATTCCCATCGATCCCGCTTCCTACCACCCGGCCGCTTATTTGTG GAAGAAAATCGGAGATATTCCTGAAGAAAGGCGACATAGGTTGCTTTCTATTGTTAAAGGAAG ACTAGTATCAAGATGTTGGGAACTAGCTGGAACACGTTATCAGGATGCTAAATTGGCAAAACAAAGTGCATCTGCATTGTTGACCTTTGAAAATAATTCAACGGCATTGGAATTTTGGAACTGTCGAACAAGTGGAG GTCCTTTGCCTGTTGATTGGCTTAATGACTTCGGAAAG GTTATCTTCCATGGCAAGGATGGGGATACATATGGACGAATAATTATCG GTGGATCAATACCATTCGGTTTGGGTAAATATTATAGTCCTCTGTACTTCAAGGTGACACCACTCATGGAAGTTATGTCAACGGAGCAGCCTTGTGATGTGGCTTATGAGTTTGGAAATGGGCTTTTGGATCCATGGAAAATTCCTGCAGGCTTCCCGAAACCAG CCGAGCATCCGTGGCCATTCAACGATCATTTGGTTATTTATGTACGCCATGCTGGACCAGGAGTGATGGTAGGGCAAGCATGGCAAGAAGGGAAAGAGTTGGAACAAGTGccaaaaaaattatgtggtgaGATATTGATGGTAAAATATTTTGCTGCCTGTGGTCAGTGGAATGAAGGTTGTGCTGAATCTGATTGA